Below is a window of Syntrophomonas wolfei subsp. wolfei str. Goettingen G311 DNA.
GCCAATACTGCCGGTCAAGCTGGCACCGTTGGCTACTATATGATCAGTGCTGCAGGCTATCCAGTAGCCCCCGGAAGCACAAACATCTCCCATGGAAGTAACTACCGGTTTGCCCTTCTCCCGCAAGCGTTCCAGTTCCATGGCTATTTCCTGTGAAGCCCCGGCACTACCGCCGGGACTATCAATCCTCACAACTACTGCTTTAATATCCTCGCGCTTGCCCGCCTTTCTAATGGCCTCCATAATATCGCCGGCGGTAGAACTACTGTTTTCCAGCCAGCTGGAAACCCCGCTGATGGGACCGTTAATCTGGACAACAGCAATGGTAGCTGTCCCCTCGCGCGTTGAACCATGGTCCAATCGGTTTACAGCCCTAATGGACAGGCCGGCCATAAGCAAAAGAAATATTAGCAGAAGAAAAACCACCAGTTTTTTATGCATTTTAGTCCCCCTCAACTATATAGGAAGTACCGTCTTGATTCCCTATTTTTACTGCTTCTCCGGCTTTAGTATAAATTCTCACCAAATCTCGGGCTGCCAGGGTTTTTCTTACCGGGATTTCAACCTCATCCCCGATGCTCAGATCCAAGCCAGCCGGGATTTCAATCATAGCCATCTGCATAAAAACCTTTCCTCTTACGGGATATAAACTATCCCGGATTTTCACCTGCAACTTAAAACGACCTAAATCATAATAAAAGAAAATGTTTTTAAGCAAAATTTTCAATAAATCAATGAAGCCCTCGGCTTTATTGCCGACATTTAGCCCCAGTCCATCCATATAACCCACAGGAATCACCGCTATCTGCGCATCCTCTTTCAAGCAATAGCTGCGGGAATAACCCAGATAATCTCCGGCTTTCAGGCTTTTTAAGGAAATAATCTTGCATTTAAAGCGAAAAGGGTCGATTAATTCCACTGGGCGGGGCAAATCTCCAACCGGGTACTGCCCCGAAATAAGGGTGCCGATACGCACGGCATCCAGATGCATATGGGGATATTTTAGAAAAACGGCGCTATTGGCACAGTGCCGCAGCGGAATCTTATAACCAGCCTTAACCAGTTTATTTACTATTTCCATAAAACGGCGGAACTGCTCTTCCGTATAAGCGGGGTTCCCTGATGCCGCATCGGCCATATGGGTGTATATTCCTTCAATATATATGCAGCTATTCTCCTTTAATGACTGGCATGCTGTGCTAATTTCTTCAATATTAGTGAAACCAAATCGTCCCAACCCGCTATCCACCTTCAGGTGCACTCTCAAGGGCTGGTTTAGGCGCTCGCTGACCTGATTCAGCAACTGGCTGTCAAATAAAGAACTTATGGAGAGGGTAATATGGTTTTTAATCGCTTCCTTAACCTGTTCTTCATCCACCACCGGGCTAAAAACCAGGATACTGGAGCGTATTCCTGCCTTTCTCAATTCCAAGGCTTCCGATAAAAAGCTTACCGCAAAGAAGTCCACCCCATTCTGATACAGGAAACGGGCCATATTAACTGCCCCATGACCATAAGCATTGGCCTTTAGCACCACCAGCAGGTGCACACTGCTATCCAGAAGAGATTTAACCCCCTCCAGGTTTTGCTTGACTGCATCAATATCAATCTCCAACCACTTATCATGCTTAAGTTGCTTCACCAGATATCTCCTGTCCTTTCCTGCTCCGCAACAGCGCGCGATTCAGCTTGAGGTAAACAGGCAAGACCTTGGTCCAGAGCCAGTAGAAAAGCGGAGAATACACTTTATCCCATTCTCCAACAAATTCAACTAAATCACCATTGAAACCTTTTTTAAAGCGATATAAACCATAAAGAGGGTTATCTTCATCCAGGTCTCCCGAAACCCCCCGGAAATCATAGATGGAACAACCTTGCTGGCGCGCCCACTGTATCATCTCCCATTGGATCAGATAGTTGGGCATAATATTGCGATGCAGGTTGCTGGAAGCCCCATAAAGATACCATACTTTACCGGCGCTAATCAAAGCCAGGGTAGCAGCTACCAACCTTCCCTGGTATTCTGCCAAAAATACGCAGGCCAGCTTTTTTTCCACCATGTATTCCCATATCCACTCGAAATATTCATAACCCCGAATCAAGAACTTATCCCTTTGAGCCGTTTCCTGAAGCAGTTCATAAAATAGCCGCATGTCTTCTTTGCTCTCGGCTTTTCTTACCTTGACCCCTTTTCTTCCCGCCAGTCTGATATTATATCTCCACTTGCTATGCATGTTTTCCAATAGTTTTATTTCGGACGGGGTGATATCCAGGCGAAAAACAAAATTAGGTTGAACCCCTTCAAAATTCAAACCGGTTTCGTTCTTTTTAAACCCGGCTCTTTGCAATATTTCCTGGAAATGCTGGTTGTGGCAGGAAACATCGGGATCGATTTTTAGAAAAATAGCTCCTTCATCTCTGGCCACCCGGGCGGCTCCGTTAAAAAGGGCCGTTATTTGCTCTTCATTCTCCAGATCGGCTACCGGACCCCGAGGTGAATAAAAAATGCATTTTTTCAGCCCGGGTAGAGGTAGTTTTCTTTTTAAAATCAACAAAGATGCTCTAATTTCA
It encodes the following:
- the alr gene encoding alanine racemase, giving the protein MKQLKHDKWLEIDIDAVKQNLEGVKSLLDSSVHLLVVLKANAYGHGAVNMARFLYQNGVDFFAVSFLSEALELRKAGIRSSILVFSPVVDEEQVKEAIKNHITLSISSLFDSQLLNQVSERLNQPLRVHLKVDSGLGRFGFTNIEEISTACQSLKENSCIYIEGIYTHMADAASGNPAYTEEQFRRFMEIVNKLVKAGYKIPLRHCANSAVFLKYPHMHLDAVRIGTLISGQYPVGDLPRPVELIDPFRFKCKIISLKSLKAGDYLGYSRSYCLKEDAQIAVIPVGYMDGLGLNVGNKAEGFIDLLKILLKNIFFYYDLGRFKLQVKIRDSLYPVRGKVFMQMAMIEIPAGLDLSIGDEVEIPVRKTLAARDLVRIYTKAGEAVKIGNQDGTSYIVEGD
- a CDS encoding lipid II:glycine glycyltransferase FemX, giving the protein MTFLKGDIMFTTRIIDIKEKDRYKRFVDSHPKGHFLQLWEWGQVKKGTGWEPLPLVLEQDGEIRASLLILKRKLPLPGLKKCIFYSPRGPVADLENEEQITALFNGAARVARDEGAIFLKIDPDVSCHNQHFQEILQRAGFKKNETGLNFEGVQPNFVFRLDITPSEIKLLENMHSKWRYNIRLAGRKGVKVRKAESKEDMRLFYELLQETAQRDKFLIRGYEYFEWIWEYMVEKKLACVFLAEYQGRLVAATLALISAGKVWYLYGASSNLHRNIMPNYLIQWEMIQWARQQGCSIYDFRGVSGDLDEDNPLYGLYRFKKGFNGDLVEFVGEWDKVYSPLFYWLWTKVLPVYLKLNRALLRSRKGQEISGEAT